A window from Brachionichthys hirsutus isolate HB-005 chromosome 4, CSIRO-AGI_Bhir_v1, whole genome shotgun sequence encodes these proteins:
- the spef2 gene encoding sperm flagellar protein 2 — MSDILCRWLNDELRLSQIVEPKTFAKNFCSGYLIGEVLHKYQLLKDFSMFTQKDTSTSNLSNFTRLEPSLKLLGISFDMNTAQELMQEKQGVATHLLYQLYVSLEKMKKTPIDRTVMETVQPAANATMNKKERDNDSDRMHPAVKHDAELKLQKISQHCDKRRQHLNVSSVMTHPVQQKRQLKVQDVHRMQNPEKVIGMQVECSSVCTFNKISIIQVPTPLLCTLQLNLKRRKQQQQLKAQQAQVQTVQNEIAQFEANRKKLVTCDFASSTSGNRSPGEGSDVRGSGTKVILQSSSKYIEDIRQRLRENAAACEQREKRRDRFLALQREAHEAQEEAWREEQLVKRLTRQTQQEQRLAAHLLQIRSQKEVMRQNRLFSEQQYQQRRERDFQEALEKEAALAQQVTLERAEDIRKELEFLNKITARRTQSRHEKHFAICKDILEQIVDLATKVGEYRRLTANLIPGKLMREWKELLFKGLPLYEPSTIQPRSDFSTTTDPVELEKQEILNNQDFDEYANMVGEWAWPEEAGETKVPPTNNNILGHVIGRLRRFVPHPHMDSTVTPFPHFTLKACVLGKFCSGKSTCLAKIAKDHDIHVISADKLIDDVLNAYKNGEKLSARAMLGATVEKELRRGNAVPNELLVNIIAEAIRQIPPQSSWILDGFPSDIIQAHLLEKAFCDSVDVGTVVINNRANLAVDPNPPKPPPPPSPALDLALLLDVPDECVVRRALSHTDSAASTDKTLYLAQIQHRITAFQDTWPKLEKWFGAHQNILTCVDADVEEDKLHKRIESVLQQVMMKTKETPSPVEDGESAGQNAAESSSSATPPPVDQPPPLKDEASGQNESHSSLNGDKAQTELLKSTAKSPRGLSRKVSSSSVTLQDSPGAPENPPESASPCPGSSSWVYVDEPIPTEIPEYLCSHWNTMCDSYVNNVKTVMQQLRSQHTAIDHHLDNIREAYKHYLGHPDLKQEVVLQWQKDFNRLRDDMREDEETKAELHLRLDELCERLWDITEKRKEEAEQEMAAVMDEGWLEEHTMVFVNHHSILLQVELNRFQATLCILRVYYLSMYNQVLPEQQPNFGSITLLKTPETEDPRCPDSPRGVSETKGQDQKDSIKPPHEKLMSDYEEAFTGISKLVCAEVQQIETNEQEERMQEKEPSKDSGSAKKVRKQPSKKQKGQLSSCPESSPAATDDKKNHDQEVKQKIHKEYVAALYHEENAVKVRIALLNGRGLAMVQSLKSRAEQTRSSLQKWSEEHYLAEMQSIEQLSEVVRHHIEADAKLQNELVLECTDFYLNGGYQMVASPLTPPRPPCLEKPMQSTPTICQLESLHRQLYTVAPAGLMSSLEFSSLLRDIVSVNMGDALPEPWINKTETQVMEIVSLLKDELDLIDWRRFLLSAALPWPFPSLSQLLAVLQRFKAADAGSTGFINEEQYLQTELWFSHDGVHPVPEDPSEPLHYDRLANLRKFFFKLFADQSWSPPRMEYVSMLQYFAADPHPRQGFIRALSVILGQHLKLSSPESHLVTCMQSMPAAEEPAVLSSELDGEDTEEEIPGVSLISVRKQEVSIPALLDVICHKVTRMKDVSLFPPGCLSQEEHAEHLVQIFRELGYEPEEHVPISVLSQHPFIQGLMETSLHYQLVDIHRVLLSKQDEGEPNGQTPS, encoded by the exons ATGTCGGATATATTGTGCAGGTGGCTGAACGACGAGCTCCGGTTGTCACAAATCGTTG AGCCAAAGACTTTTGCCAAGAATTTCTGCAGTGGGTACTTAATTGGGGAGGTTCTGCATAAATATCAGTTGCTGAAGGATTTCAGTATGTTTACGCAAAAAGA CACCTCCACCTCCAACCTGAGTAACTTTACCCGCCTCGAGCCCTCTCTAAAGTTGCTTGGGATCTCCTTTGACATGAACACAGCCCAGGAACTGATGCAGGAAAAGCAGGGTGTTGCCACTCACCTCCTTTACCAACTCTACGTTTCACTTgaaaaaatgaagaagacaCCAATCGACAGGACAGTGATGGAAACTGTGCAGCCTGCAGCCAATGCTACAATGAACAAGAAAGAGCGTGACAACGACTCTGAT CGAATGCATCCGGCGGTAAAACATGATGCAGAGTTGAAGCTACAGAAGATTTCTCAGCATTGTGACAAGAGACGGCAGCATCTGAATGTCAGTTCTGTGATGACCCATCCCGTCCAACAAAAGAGACAACTCAAAGTCCAGGATGTCCACAGAATGCAGAATCCTGAAAAGGTAATAGGGATGCAGGTTGAATGCagtagcgtgtgt ACTTTTAACAAGATCTCTATCATCCAGGTTCCCACGCCACTGCTCTGCACGTTACAGCTCAACTTAAAAaggagaaagcagcagcagcaactaaAAGCACAACAAGCACAGGT CCAGACAGTCCAGAATGAAATAGCCCAGTTTGAGGCAAACAGGAAGAAATTGGTTACTTGTGATTTTGCTTCTTCCACAAG TGGTAATCGTTCTCCCGGAGAGGGCTCTGACGTCCGTGGAAGTGGAACCAAGGTGATCTTACAATCCAGTAGCAAGTATATAGAAGATATTCGACAGAGGTTGCGAGagaatgcagcagcttgtgagcagagagaaaaaagacgAGACAGATTCCTGGCACTGCAGCGTGAGGCCCATGAAGCTCAAGAG GAGGCCTGGCGCGAAGAGCAGCTGGTGAAGCGTCTGACGCGGCAAACTCAGCAGGAGCAGCGTTTAGCAGCTCATCTCCTTCAGATACGATCTCAGAAGGAGGTGATGCGGCAGAACCGCCTGTTCAGCGAGCAACAGTACCAGCAACGGAGAGAGAGGGACTTCCAGGAAGCTCTGGAGAAGGAGGCG GCTTTGGCTCAGCAGGTGACGTTGGAACGTGCCGAAGACATCAGAAAGGAGCTTGAATTCTTGAACAAGATTACTGCTCGGCGAACTCAGAGCAGACACGAGAAGCACTTTGCGATCTGCAAGGACATTTTGGAGCAGATAGTGGACCTGGCCACCAAGGTTGGAGAATACCGACGGCTCACTGCGAA TTTGATTCCAGGGAAGCTGATGAGAGAGTGGAAGGAGCTGCTGTTCAAGGGACTTCCTCTCTATGAGCCGAGTACGATCCAGCCAAGGTCTGACTTCTCTACCACAACAGACCCTGTAGAACTTGAGAAGCAGGAGATTCTCAATAACCAGGATTTTGATGAATACGCT AACATGGTCGGTGAATGGGCATGGCCAGAAGAAGCAGGGGAGACCAAAGTACCTCCAACCAACAATAACATTCTAGGACATGTCATTGGGCGACTGAGGCGCTTTGTTCCTCATCCACACATGGACTCCACCGTAACTCCATTTCCTCACTTTACACTCAAGGCCTGTGTTCTGGGCAAGTTTTGCTCCGGCAAAAGCACCTGCCTGGCCAAGATTGCTAAAG ACCATGACATCCATGTAATATCAGCTGACAAACTGATTGATGATGTTCTGAATGCCTACAAGAATGGAGAGAAG TTGTCTGCCCGTGCCATGCTTGGAGCAACCGTAGAAAAAGAGCTGAGGAGAGGAAATGCTGTCCCAAATGAGCTGCTGGTGAACATTATAGCAGAGGCTATCAG GCAGATTCCTCCCCAGTCAAGTTGGATCCTAGATGGTTTTCCGTCAGACATCATCCAGGCCCATCTGCTAGAAAAAGCCTTCTGTGACTCTGTAGATGTCGGGACTGTTGTTATAAACAACAGGGCAAACCTTGCTGTTGATCCAAATCCACCCAAACCTCCACCCCCACCATCACCTGCACTGGAcctggctctgctgctggatgtccCAGATGAATGTGTGGTCAGACGTGCACTCAGTCATACGG ATTCTGCTGCTTCCACTGACAAGACCTTGTATCTGGCACAAATTCagcacag GATCACAGCTTTTCAGGACACTTGGCCCAAACTAGAGAAGTGGTTTGGTGCTCATCAGAACATTTTGACCTGTGTCGATGCGGATGTAGAAGAAGACAAACTTCACAAGAGGATAGAGTCTGTCCTGCAACAAGTTATGATGAAAACAAAGGAGA CTCCGTCTCCAGTTGAAGATGGAGAGTCGGCCGGTCAGAATGCTGCAGAATCCTCCTCTTCAGCCACACCTCCACCTGTTGATCAACCTCCGCCCCTCAAAGATGAAGCCTCTGGCCAGAACGAGTCCCATTCAAGCCTTAATGGAGACAAAGCCCAAACTGAGCTTCTCAAATCCACCGCAAAGTCCCCGAGAG GGCTCTCCAGGAAGGTGTCGTCCTCCTCAGTTACTCTTCAGGACAGCCCGGGGGCCCCCGAGAACCCACCAGAGTCGGCTTCTCCTTGCCCGGGGTCATCCAGTTGGGTCTATGTGGATGAACCCATTCCCACA GAGATCCCAGAGTACCTGTGTTCCCACTGGAACACAATGTGTGATTCCTATGTGAACAACGTAAAGACAGTGATGCAGCAGCTACGCTCACAACACACTGCCATTGACCATCACCTAGACAACATCAG AGAGGCATACAAGCATTATCTGGGGCATCCAGACCTGAAGCAGGAGGTGGTGTTGCAGTGGCAGAAGGACTTCAACCGCTTACGTGATGATATGAGAGAAGATGAGGAAACTAAAGCAGAGCTACATCTGAGACTGGAT GAGCTGTGTGAACGTCTGTGGGACATAACTGAGAAACGTAAGGAGGAGGCTGAGCAGGAGATGGCTGCTGTCATGGATGAAGGCTGGTTGGAGGAACACACCATGGTCTTCGTCAACCACCACTCTATACTCCTGCAG GTGGAGTTGAACCGCTTCCAGGCCACTCTCTGCATTCTCAGGGTTTACTATTTGAGCATGTACAACCAGGTTCTCCCTGAACAACAGCCCAACTTCGGCTCTATCACCCTACTAAAAACCCCGGAAACTGAAGACCCGAG ATGCCCTGACTCCCCCAGGGGAGTTTCCGAGACGAAAGGCCAGGACCAGAAAGACTCCATCAAA CCACCCCATGAGAAACTGATGTCAGACTATGAGGAGGCATTCACAGGAATCAGCAAATTG GTGTGTGCAGAAGTCCAACAAATAGAGACAaatgagcaggaggagagaatgCAAGAGAAGGAGCCATCAAAGGACTCTGGGAGTGCAAAGAAAGTTAGGAAACAGCCatcaaaaaaacagaaag GTCAGCTATCCTCATGTCCAGAGTCAAGCCCTGCAGCAACTGATGACAAAAAGAATCATGATCAggaagtcaaacagaaaatTCATAAAGAATATGTGGCTGCACTGTATCACGAgg AAAATGCAGTGAAGGTGCGCATCGCTCTGCTGAATGGTCGTGGTCTGGCGATGGTGCAGTCACTGAAAAGCAGAGCTGAACAGACACGAAGCAGCTTGCAGAAATGGTCGGAAGAACATTATCTTGCTGAAATGCAAAG CATCGAGCAACTGTCAGAAGTGGTTCGACATCACATAGAGGCTGATGCTAAGTTGCAGAATGAGCTGGTTTTG GAATGTACTGACTTCTACCTGAATGGAGGTTACCAAATGGTGGCTAGCCCCCTTACCCCTCCTCGCCCACCTTGTCTGGAGAAACCGATGCAGTCTACCCCGACCATCTGCCAGTTAGAATCTCTCCACCGTCAGCTATACACAGTGGCTCCAGCAG GCCTCATGTCCAGTTTAGAGTTCTCATCTTTGCTCAGAGATATTGTTTCAGTTAACATGGGAGATGCGTTGCCTGAGCCCTGGATCAACAAGACGGAAACGCAG GTGATGGAGATCGTGTCGCTGCTAAAAGATGAGTTAGACCTGATAGACTGGCGGCGTTTTCTGCTCAGTGCTGCCCTCCCCTGGCCATTTCCCTCCCTATCGCAGCTGCTGGCCGTGTTGCAGCGGTTCAAAGCAGCAGATGCTGGTAGCACGGGCTTCATAAACGAGGAACAGTACCTACAG ACTGAGTTGTGGTTTTCCCATGATGGTGTCCACCCTGTCCCTGAGGACCCCTCTGAACCTCTGCATTATGACCGTCTGGCTAACCTACGCAAG tTCTTTTTTAAGCTGTTTGCAGACCAGTCTTGGTCTCCCCCTCGTATGGAATATGTCTCCATGCTGCAGTACTTTGCAGCTGATCCCCACCCCAGACAGGGCTTCATCAGAGCACTCAGTGTCATCCTGGGTCAACATCTCAAGCTCTCCTCTCCAGAGAGCCACCTTGTCACG TGCATGCAGTCAATGCCCGCTGCAGAAGAGCCTGCAGTGCTCTCCTCAGAGCTTGATGGAGAGGACACGGAAGAAGAAATTCCAGGTGTATCACTCATTTctgtgaggaaacaggaagtttcTATCCCGGCTCTTCTAGATGTCATCTGCCACAAAGTCACGAGGATGAAAGACGTCAGCCTCTTCCCTCCAGGCTGCCTGAGTCAGGAGGAGCACGCTGAG CACCTGGTGCAAATATTCAGAGAGCTGGGGTACGAGCCTGAGGAGCACGTCCCCATTTCTGTTCTATCTCAGCATCCTTTCATCCAGGGCCTGATGGAGACCTCACTGCACTACCAGCTTGTA gACATTCACAGAGTGCTTCTGTCCAAACAGGACGAGGGCGAGCCAAACGGCCAGACACCTTCCTGA